Proteins from one Carassius gibelio isolate Cgi1373 ecotype wild population from Czech Republic chromosome A25, carGib1.2-hapl.c, whole genome shotgun sequence genomic window:
- the LOC127946681 gene encoding zinc finger protein 271-like produces the protein MKRHERIHTGEKPYKCSHCDKRFNEPSTQKRHERIHTGEKPYKCSHCDKRFSDSSNLKMHERIHTGEKPYKCAHCDKRFIDSSSLKTHERVHTGEKPYKCSHCDKRFIKSSGQKTHERIHTGEKPYKCAHRGNRFSDSSSLKAHARIHTGEKPYKCAHCDKTFKDSSSLKTHERIHTAEKHYKCAHCDKRFSGLTHLKTHERIHTGEKPYKCAHCDKTFKDSSSLKTHERVHTGEKPYKCSHCDKRFIKSSSQKTHERIHTGEKPYKCAHCDKRFSDSSRLKAHERIHTGEKPYKCLHCDKRFSVSSTLKTHERIHTGEKPYKCAHCDKTFKDSSSLKTHERIHTGEKPYKCSHCDKRFSVSSSLKTHERIHTGEKTNECSQCVKRFSDSSSLKTLERVHTGEKLCVHTVTD, from the coding sequence atgaaaagacatgaaaggatccacactggagagaaaccttataagtgttcacactgtgataaGAGATTCAATGAGCCATCAACACAGAAAAGACATgaaaggatccacactggagagaaaccttataagtgttcacactgtgacaagagattcagtgattcatcaaatcTTAAAatgcatgagaggattcacactggagagaaaccttacaagtgtgcacactgtgacaagagattcattgACTCATCATCTCTGAAAACGCATGAGagggttcacactggagagaagccttacaagtgttcacactgtgacaagagattcattaaATCATCAGGtcagaaaacacatgagaggattcacactggagagaaaccatataagTGTGCACACCGTGGCAATAGATTCAGTGATTCGTCAAGTCTGAAAGCACATgcgaggattcacactggagagaaaccgtacaagtgtgcacactgtgataAGACATTCAAAGATTCATCATCTCTGAAAacgcatgagaggattcacactgcaGAGAAACATTACAAATGTGCACACTGTGATAAGAGATTCAGTGGTTtgacacatctgaaaacacatgagaggattcacactggagagaaaccgtacaagtgtgcacactgtgataAGACATTCAAAGATTCATCATCTCTGAAAACGCATGAGagggttcacactggagagaaaccttacaagtgttcacactgtgacaagagattcattaaATCATCAAGtcagaaaacacatgagaggatccacactggagagaaaccatataagtgtgcacactgtgacaagaggtTTAGTGATTCGTCAAGACTGAaagcacatgagaggatccatactggagagaaaccttacaagtgtttacactgtgacaagagattcagtgtgtcatcaactctgaaaacacatgagaggattcacactggagagaaaccttataagtgtgcacactgtgacaagacattcaaagattcatcatctctgaaaacgcatgagaggattcacactggagagaaaccttacaaatgttcacactgtgacaagagattcagtgtgtcatcaagtctgaaaacacatgagaggattcacactggagagaaaactaatgagtgttcacagtgtgtcaagagattcagtgattcatcaagtctcaaaacacttgagagggttcatactggagagaaactttgtgttcacactgtgacagatTGA
- the LOC127946672 gene encoding transcription factor HES-4-B-like: MPADNMEKQTASPIAGAPASGSHTPDKPKNASEHRKSSKPIMEKRRRARINESLGQLKTLILDALKKDSSRHSKLEKADILEMTVKHLRNLQRVQMTAALSADTNVLSKYRAGFNECMNEVTRFLSTCEGVNTEVRSRLLNHLSGCLGQMMAMNYPQPAPAQQAHLAQPLHVQLPSTLPINSASMGPKLSPSEVVSPKVFGGFQLVPATDGQFAFLIPNPAFASATNPVIPLYANAGVPMTVNASPLQASSAPTVASPIQGMTSFAGVSQAVSPVGVSAGAESNEPVWRPW, from the exons ATGCCAGCCGATAATATGGAGAAGCAGACCGCATCACCGATTGCTGGTGCCCCTGCCAGTGGATCTCATACTCCGGACAAACCAAAGAATGCCAGCGAGCACAGAAAG TCTTCGAAGCCAATCATGGAGAAACGCCGTAGAGCGAGAATAAACGAGAGCCTTGGCCAGCTGAAGACCCTGATTCTTGATGCTCTTAAAAAAGAT AGCTCCAGACACTCTAAATTGGAGAAAGCTGATATTCTTGAGATGACTGTCAAACACCTGCGCAATTTGCAGCGTGTTCAGATGACTG CAGCCCTGTCAGCTGACACAAACGTCCTCAGCAAGTATCGCGCGGGATTCAACGAGTGCATGAACGAGGTGACTCGATTTCTCTCTACCTGCGAAGGGGTGAACACGGAAGTTAGGTCGCGACTTCTCAACCACCTGTCCGGTTGTTTGGGACAGATGATGGCCATGAACTACCCTCAGCCTGCCCCAGCTCAACAGGCGCATCTGGCTCAGCCTCTTCACGTGCAGCTTCCTTCAACTTTGCCCATCAACAGCGCCTCAATGGGCCCTAAACTCAGTCCATCGGAAGTGGTCTCACCCAAAGTCTTTGGAGGATTCCAGCTGGTGCCAGCCACCGACGGACAGTTTGCTTTTCTTATCCCCAACCCAGCTTTCGCTTCTGCTACAAACCCGGTCATCCCCTTGTACGCAAACGCAGGTGTCCCTATGACAGTCAACGCCAGTCCCCTCCAGGCCAGCTCGGCTCCCACGGTGGCATCTCCTATCCAGGGAATGACCTCCTTCGCGGGCGTTTCACAGGCCGTCAGTCCCGTTGGTGTTAGTGCCGGAGCAGAAAGCAATGAACCGGTGTGGAGACCTTGGTAG